The following are from one region of the Capsicum annuum cultivar UCD-10X-F1 chromosome 1, UCD10Xv1.1, whole genome shotgun sequence genome:
- the LOC107841106 gene encoding basic 7S globulin-like precursor (The RefSeq protein has 1 substitution compared to this genomic sequence): MASSSCFHVILFCSFLFFTSTIAQNQTSFRPKGLIIPVMKDGSTLQYLTQIQQRTPLVPVSLTLDLGGQFLWVDCDQGYVSSSYKPARCRSAQCSLAGATGCGECFSPPRPGCNNNTCGLFPDNTVTRTATSGELASDVVSVQSSNGKNPGRNVSDKNFLFVCGATFLLQGLASGVKGMAGLGRTRISLPSQFSAEFSFPRKFAVCLSSSKSKGVVLFGDGPYFFLPNTEFSNNDFQYTPLLINPVSTASAFSAGQPSSEYFIGVKSVKINQKVVPINTTLLSIDNQGVGGTKISTVNPYTVLETSLYNAITNFFVKELANVTRVASVAPFGACFDSRNIGSTRVGPAVPQIDLVLQNENVIWTIFGANSMVQVSENVLCLGFVDGGVNSRTSIVIGGHTIEDNLLQLDIARSRLGFTSSILFRQTTCANFNFTSIA, from the coding sequence ATGGCATCTTCTTCTTGTTTCCATGTCATTCTCttctgctcttttcttttctttacttcaaCTATTGCGCAAAATCAAACTTCTTTCCGTCCCAAAGGCCTAATTATCCCGGTCATGAAAGATGGTTCGACTCTCCAATACCTTACACAAATCCAACAAAGAACACCTCTTGTCCCTGTTAGTTTAACTCTTGACCTTGGTGGCCAATTTTTGTGGGTAGATTGTGACCAAGGCTATGTGTCCTCCTCCTATAAACCGGCTCGGTGTCGCTCCGCCCAGTGCTCACTGGCCGGAGCAACCGGTTGTGGAGAATGCTTTTCTCCACCTAGACCAGGTTGCAACAATAACACGTGTGGCCTATTTCCTGACAACACGGTTACTCGAACCGCTACTAGTGGGGAGTTAGCTTCTGATGTTGTGTCAGTACAATCTTCTAACGGAAAAAATCCTGGTAGGAACGTAAGtgataaaaattttctttttgtttgtggTGCTACATTTCTTTTACAAGGTCTTGCTAGTGGTGTTAAGGGTATGGCTGGTCTTGGAAGAACAAGAATCTCTCTTCCTTCTCAATTCTCAGCTGAATTTAGCTTCCCTAGAAAATTTGCTGTTTGTTTGAGCTCTAGCAAGTCCAAGGGTGTTGTACTTTTTGGAGATGGTCCATATTTTTTCCTTCCTAATAGGGAATTCTCCAACAATGATTTTCAATATACTCCACTTCTTATCAATCCAGTAAGTACAGCTTCAGCCTTTTCCGCTGGACAACCATCTTCTGAATACTTTATTGGAGTAAAATCCGTCAAGATCAACCAAAAAGTTGTCCCAATAAACACAACTTTGTTGTCAATTGACAATCAAGGTGTAGGGGGAACAAAAATTAGCACAGTGAATCCTTACACAGTGTTGGAAACTTCACTATACAATGCTATTACAAATTTCTTTGTGAAGGAGCTTGCTAATGTCACTAGGGTCGCATCCGTAGCTCCATTTGGGGCTTGCTTTGATTCAAGAAACATCGGAAGTACAAGAGTTGGACCAGCAGTGCCACAAATTGATCTTGTTTTGCAAAATGAAAATGTGATTTGGACCATTTTTGGAGCAAACTCAATGGTGCAAGTTAGTGAAAATGTTTTGTGCCTTGGGTTTGTAGATGGTGGTGTCAATTCAAGGACTTCTATAGTGATTGGAGGCCATACAATTGAGGACAACCTTTTGCAATTAGATATTGCAAGATCGAGATTGGGATTCACATCTTCAATCCTTTTCCGACAAACTACATGTGCCAATTTTAACTTCACTTCAATTGCTTAA